The following are from one region of the Rhinopithecus roxellana isolate Shanxi Qingling unplaced genomic scaffold, ASM756505v1 contig4877, whole genome shotgun sequence genome:
- the LOC115896096 gene encoding annexin-2 receptor-like — protein MEQHFLGCVKRPWDSAEVAPEPGSPPIVSSEDRGPWPLPLYPVLGEYSLDSCDLGLLSSPCWRLPGVFWQNELFPGVQSTLEPSTAESPGFSWPGTQKQQEAPVEEVGQGEEPDRLTLQQLSWGSPPHSWNRQQDTDVSDSGCLSERRHPPALRRWRHPPGFSDCLERILRVGFCRVLCTLGVLPTNLWS, from the coding sequence ATGGAGCAACATTTTCTTGGCTGTGTGAAGCGGCCTTGGGATTCCGCGGAGGTGGCGCCAGAGCCCGGGTCTCCGCCTATTGTGAGTTCAGAAGATCGTGGGCCGTGGCCTCTCCCTTTGTATCCCGTACTAGGAGAGTACTCATTGGACAGCTGTGACTTGGGACTGCTTTCCAGTCCTTGCTGGCGGCTACCCGGAGTCTTCTGGCAAAACGAACTCTTTCCTGGAGTCCAGAGCACCTTGGAACCAAGTACAGCGGAGTCCCCTGGGTTCAGTTGGCCGGGGACACAGAAGCAGCAAGAGGCACCCGTGgaagaggtggggcagggagaggaaccCGACAGACTCACGCTCCAGCAGCTTTCCTGGGGCAGTCCTCCCCATTCCTGGAACAGACAGCAGGACACCGACGTCTCTGACAGCGGGTGCCTTTCGGAACgccgccatcctcctgccctccGTCGGTGGCGCCACCCCCCGGGTTTCTCAGACTGCCTGGAGCGGATTCTTCGCGTCGGTTTTTGCCGCGTTCTCTGTACTCTGGGCGTGCTGCCTACGAATCTGTGGAGCTAA